One genomic window of Caldisericum sp. includes the following:
- a CDS encoding ABC transporter ATP-binding protein gives MLKLENISYKAENKIILRDISMEFEEGKKYAILGVNGAGKSTLGYIIMGLEDYKPQTGRILLDGEDITNLPIYERAKRGITLVFQEPPRFEGISIGAYLTLGGKIKIEKAELENILETVGLSPKLYMSRKVNGSLSGGERKRVELASILVLKPRYAILDEPDSGIDIMSLEMVNNVLNYIASYGGTPIIITHREEMAENVDFAYHICNGVVLHKGKATEVIEEYKKECGICDHPNVPEKNEKAMTSKEKEEVSK, from the coding sequence ATGCTAAAACTTGAAAACATAAGTTATAAGGCGGAAAACAAAATAATCCTCCGCGACATCTCAATGGAGTTTGAAGAGGGCAAAAAGTATGCAATCCTTGGCGTAAACGGTGCAGGAAAAAGCACTCTTGGCTATATCATTATGGGACTTGAAGATTACAAACCTCAAACAGGAAGAATACTTCTTGATGGTGAAGATATTACAAACCTTCCAATATATGAGCGAGCAAAAAGAGGGATAACCCTTGTATTTCAGGAGCCTCCACGGTTTGAAGGTATAAGTATTGGTGCATATCTTACACTTGGCGGGAAGATAAAAATCGAAAAGGCGGAATTGGAAAATATCCTTGAAACGGTGGGTTTGAGCCCGAAATTGTATATGTCAAGGAAAGTTAACGGAAGCTTGAGCGGTGGCGAGAGAAAAAGGGTTGAACTTGCATCTATTTTAGTCCTAAAGCCAAGGTATGCCATTCTTGATGAGCCAGACTCTGGAATTGACATTATGAGCCTTGAAATGGTAAACAATGTCCTCAATTATATTGCTTCATACGGTGGCACACCAATAATCATAACACACAGAGAAGAGATGGCAGAAAATGTTGATTTTGCATACCATATCTGTAATGGTGTAGTCCTACACAAAGGGAAAGCAACAGAAGTTATTGAAGAATACAAAAAAGAGTGCGGGATATGCGACCATCCAAACGTACCCGAGAAAAACGAAAAAGCAATGACTTCTAAAGAAAAAGAGGAGGTGTCAAAATGA